In Oncorhynchus tshawytscha isolate Ot180627B unplaced genomic scaffold, Otsh_v2.0 Un_scaffold_14841_pilon_pilon, whole genome shotgun sequence, one genomic interval encodes:
- the LOC112249396 gene encoding carnitine O-palmitoyltransferase 1, liver isoform-like isoform X2: protein MAEAHQAVAFQFTVSPDGIDLQLSHEALRQIYLSGLHSWKKKFIRFKNGVMTGVYPGSPTGLMLVVGLYMGRAKYVQADPSLALFTKVGAHLPVSRYMSFEKQQVVGGVLVGTGLWVAIFFTMRTALKWLLSWHGWMYAHHGTVSWRTRIWLVLVKIFSGRRNPQLYSFQTSLPQLPLPSVKDTINRYLESAHPLMDDEQYLRMEGLAKDFEKGLGPKLQWYLKLKSWWATNYVSDWWEEYIYLRGRGPIMVNSNYYAMDFLYVFPTSLQAARAGNAIHAIMLYRRMLDRAQIKPLMLQNTIPMCSAQYERMFNTSRIPGVDTDTIQHMQDSRHIVVYHRGRYFKVPMFYDGKVLSPRAVEQQMERILADPSEPQPGEECLAALTAGDRVPWAEAREAYLRQGRNQQALDTVEKAAFFVTLDDTEQRYKAEDPVRSLDSYAKSLLHGKCYDRWFDKSFNLIVFRNGTMGLNAEHSWADAPIIGHLWEHVLSMDPVKLGYTEEGHCKGNPHPSLPGPQRLQWNIPAECQTAIASSLMVAKALADDVDSHIIPFNCFGKGLIKKCRTSPDAFIQIALQLAHFRDKGRFCLTYEASMTRMFREGRTETVRSCTVETCAFARSMVEDNPRELRLKLLKEAATRHQQLYRLAMTGGGIDRHLFCLYVVSKYLGEDSAFLKEVLSEPWRLSTSQTPLQQVELFDLARHPEYVSSGGGFGPVADDGYGVSYIILGENLINFHISSKHSSPETDSHRFGNLIKQAMLDILALFQLDANAFK from the exons ATGGCAGAAGCTCATCAGGCTGTGGCGTTCCAGTTCACCGTCTCTCCAGATGGCATTGATCTGCAGTTGAGCCACGAGGCCCTGAGACAAATCTACCTGTCTGGCCTGCATTCCTGGAAGAAAAAGTTTATCCGCTTCAAG AATGGGGTGATGACCGGGGTGTACCCTGGCAGTCCCACCGGCCTGATGTTAGTGGTGGGGCTGTACATGGGGAGGGCAAAGTACGTCCAAGCTGACCCTTCTCTGGCACTGTTCACCAAAGTGGGTGCTCACCTGCCTGTTAG TCGCTACATGTCCTTTGAGAAACAACAGGTGGTTGGCGGCGTGCTAGTTGGCACAGGGCTCTGGGTGGCTATTTTCTTCACCATGCGAACTGCACTCAAGTGGCTGCTCTCCTGGCATGGATGGATGTATGCCCATCACGGCACCGTGTCATGGAGGACACGCATCTGGCTG GTACTGGTGAAAATCTTCTCCGGGAGGCGGAATCCCCAGTTGTACAGCTTCCAGACATCGTTACCACAGCTCCCTCTGCCCTCGGTGAAAGACACCATCAATAGA TACCTTGAATCTGCCCATCCGCTCATGGATGACGAACAGTACTTGAGGATGGAGGGTCTTGCCAAGGATTTTGAGAAAGGCCTGGGTCCTAAACTTCAGTGGTACCTGAAACTCAAATCCTGGTGGGCTACAAACTAT GTCAGTGACTGGTGGGAGGAGTACATCTACCTAAGAGGCCGTGGACCAATCATGGTCAACAGCAACTACTATGCAATG GACTTCCTGTATGTGTTCCCCACCAGTCTGCAGGCTGCTCGGGCAGGCAATGCTATCCATGCCATCATGCTGTACAGGAGAATGCTGGACCGAGCGCAGATCAAACCG CTCATGCTTCAAAATACCATTCCAATGTGCTCAGCGCAATATGAGCGTATGTTCAACACCAGTCGTATCCCAGGCGTAGATACAG ACACCATCCAGCATATGCAGGACAGCAGGCACATCGTGGTGTACCACCGGGGGCGCTACTTCAAGGTGCCCATGTTCTACGACGGTAAGGTGCTGTCGCCCAGGGCCGTAGAGCAACAGATGGAGCGTATCCTGGCTGACCCCTCTGAACCCCAGCCGGGGGAGGAGTGCCTGGCCGCCCTCACTGCTGGGGACAG GGTGCCCTGGGCCGAGGCCCGCGAGGCCTACCTGAGACAGGGCAGGAACCAGCAGGCCCTGGACACTGTGGAGAAGGCTGCCTTCTTTGTGACCCTGGACGACACAGAGCAGCGTTACAAGGCTGAGGATCCTGTCCGATCCCTGGACAGCTACGCCAAGTCCCTGCTGCACGGCAAATGTTACGACAG GTGGTTTGACAAGTCCTTTAACCTCATCGTGTTCAGGAACGGGACCATGGGTCTGAACGCGGAGCACAGCTGGGCAGATGCCCCCATCATAGGGCACCTCTGGGAG CATGTGCTGTCGATGGACCCTGTGAAGCTGGGTTACACAGAGGAAGGCCACTGCAAAGGaaacccccacccctccctcccaggcCCTCAGAGGCTGCAGTGGAACATCCCAGCTGAG TGTCAGACGGCCATCGCCAGCTCTCTGATGGTGGCCAAGGCCCTGGCAGACGACGTCGACTCCCACATCATCCCCTTCAATTGCTTCGGGAAGGGCCTGATCAAAAAGTGTCGCACCAGCCCCGATGCCTTCATCCAGATCGCCCTGCAGCTGGCTCACTTCAGG GACAAGGGGAGGTTCTGTCTAACGTACGAGGCGTCCATGACACGCATGTTCCGAGAGGGTCGCACAGAGACGGTGCGTTCCTGCACCGTGGAGACCTGTGCCTTCGCCCGCTCCATGGTGGAAGACAACCCG AGAGAGCTGCGACTGAAACTGTTGAAGGAAGCTGCGACGAGACACCAGCAGCTCTACCGGCTGGCCATGACTGGAGGAGGCATCGACCGCCACCTCTTCTGTCTCTACGTGGTCTCCAAGTACCTGGGGGAGGACTCGGCCTTCCTCAAAGAG GTGCTGTCGGAGCCCTGGAGGCTGTCCACCAGTCAGACTCCCCTCCAGCAGGTGGAGTTGTTTGACCTGGCCAGACACCCAGAGTATGTGTCCAGTGGGGGAGGCTTTGGTCCG GTGGCAGATGATGGATATGGTGTGTCCTACATCATCTTGGGAGAAAACCTCATTAACTTCCACATCTCCAGCAAGCACTCGAGTCCTGAGACG
- the LOC112249396 gene encoding carnitine O-palmitoyltransferase 1, liver isoform-like isoform X1 — protein MAEAHQAVAFQFTVSPDGIDLQLSHEALRQIYLSGLHSWKKKFIRFKNGVMTGVYPGSPTGLMLVVGLYMGRAKYVQADPSLALFTKVGAHLPVSRYMSFEKQQVVGGVLVGTGLWVAIFFTMRTALKWLLSWHGWMYAHHGTVSWRTRIWLVLVKIFSGRRNPQLYSFQTSLPQLPLPSVKDTINRYLESAHPLMDDEQYLRMEGLAKDFEKGLGPKLQWYLKLKSWWATNYVSDWWEEYIYLRGRGPIMVNSNYYAMDFLYVFPTSLQAARAGNAIHAIMLYRRMLDRAQIKPLFALDKRVPLCSAQWERLFNTSRLPGLERDTIQHMQDSRHIVVYHRGRYFKVPMFYDGKVLSPRAVEQQMERILADPSEPQPGEECLAALTAGDRVPWAEAREAYLRQGRNQQALDTVEKAAFFVTLDDTEQRYKAEDPVRSLDSYAKSLLHGKCYDRWFDKSFNLIVFRNGTMGLNAEHSWADAPIIGHLWEHVLSMDPVKLGYTEEGHCKGNPHPSLPGPQRLQWNIPAECQTAIASSLMVAKALADDVDSHIIPFNCFGKGLIKKCRTSPDAFIQIALQLAHFRDKGRFCLTYEASMTRMFREGRTETVRSCTVETCAFARSMVEDNPRELRLKLLKEAATRHQQLYRLAMTGGGIDRHLFCLYVVSKYLGEDSAFLKEVLSEPWRLSTSQTPLQQVELFDLARHPEYVSSGGGFGPVADDGYGVSYIILGENLINFHISSKHSSPETDSHRFGNLIKQAMLDILALFQLDANAFK, from the exons ATGGCAGAAGCTCATCAGGCTGTGGCGTTCCAGTTCACCGTCTCTCCAGATGGCATTGATCTGCAGTTGAGCCACGAGGCCCTGAGACAAATCTACCTGTCTGGCCTGCATTCCTGGAAGAAAAAGTTTATCCGCTTCAAG AATGGGGTGATGACCGGGGTGTACCCTGGCAGTCCCACCGGCCTGATGTTAGTGGTGGGGCTGTACATGGGGAGGGCAAAGTACGTCCAAGCTGACCCTTCTCTGGCACTGTTCACCAAAGTGGGTGCTCACCTGCCTGTTAG TCGCTACATGTCCTTTGAGAAACAACAGGTGGTTGGCGGCGTGCTAGTTGGCACAGGGCTCTGGGTGGCTATTTTCTTCACCATGCGAACTGCACTCAAGTGGCTGCTCTCCTGGCATGGATGGATGTATGCCCATCACGGCACCGTGTCATGGAGGACACGCATCTGGCTG GTACTGGTGAAAATCTTCTCCGGGAGGCGGAATCCCCAGTTGTACAGCTTCCAGACATCGTTACCACAGCTCCCTCTGCCCTCGGTGAAAGACACCATCAATAGA TACCTTGAATCTGCCCATCCGCTCATGGATGACGAACAGTACTTGAGGATGGAGGGTCTTGCCAAGGATTTTGAGAAAGGCCTGGGTCCTAAACTTCAGTGGTACCTGAAACTCAAATCCTGGTGGGCTACAAACTAT GTCAGTGACTGGTGGGAGGAGTACATCTACCTAAGAGGCCGTGGACCAATCATGGTCAACAGCAACTACTATGCAATG GACTTCCTGTATGTGTTCCCCACCAGTCTGCAGGCTGCTCGGGCAGGCAATGCTATCCATGCCATCATGCTGTACAGGAGAATGCTGGACCGAGCGCAGATCAAACCG CTCTTTGCACTGGATAAAAGAGTTCCTCTTTGCTCCGCCCAATGGGAGCGCTTGTTCAATACGTCCCGCCTCCCAGGCCTGGAACGGG ACACCATCCAGCATATGCAGGACAGCAGGCACATCGTGGTGTACCACCGGGGGCGCTACTTCAAGGTGCCCATGTTCTACGACGGTAAGGTGCTGTCGCCCAGGGCCGTAGAGCAACAGATGGAGCGTATCCTGGCTGACCCCTCTGAACCCCAGCCGGGGGAGGAGTGCCTGGCCGCCCTCACTGCTGGGGACAG GGTGCCCTGGGCCGAGGCCCGCGAGGCCTACCTGAGACAGGGCAGGAACCAGCAGGCCCTGGACACTGTGGAGAAGGCTGCCTTCTTTGTGACCCTGGACGACACAGAGCAGCGTTACAAGGCTGAGGATCCTGTCCGATCCCTGGACAGCTACGCCAAGTCCCTGCTGCACGGCAAATGTTACGACAG GTGGTTTGACAAGTCCTTTAACCTCATCGTGTTCAGGAACGGGACCATGGGTCTGAACGCGGAGCACAGCTGGGCAGATGCCCCCATCATAGGGCACCTCTGGGAG CATGTGCTGTCGATGGACCCTGTGAAGCTGGGTTACACAGAGGAAGGCCACTGCAAAGGaaacccccacccctccctcccaggcCCTCAGAGGCTGCAGTGGAACATCCCAGCTGAG TGTCAGACGGCCATCGCCAGCTCTCTGATGGTGGCCAAGGCCCTGGCAGACGACGTCGACTCCCACATCATCCCCTTCAATTGCTTCGGGAAGGGCCTGATCAAAAAGTGTCGCACCAGCCCCGATGCCTTCATCCAGATCGCCCTGCAGCTGGCTCACTTCAGG GACAAGGGGAGGTTCTGTCTAACGTACGAGGCGTCCATGACACGCATGTTCCGAGAGGGTCGCACAGAGACGGTGCGTTCCTGCACCGTGGAGACCTGTGCCTTCGCCCGCTCCATGGTGGAAGACAACCCG AGAGAGCTGCGACTGAAACTGTTGAAGGAAGCTGCGACGAGACACCAGCAGCTCTACCGGCTGGCCATGACTGGAGGAGGCATCGACCGCCACCTCTTCTGTCTCTACGTGGTCTCCAAGTACCTGGGGGAGGACTCGGCCTTCCTCAAAGAG GTGCTGTCGGAGCCCTGGAGGCTGTCCACCAGTCAGACTCCCCTCCAGCAGGTGGAGTTGTTTGACCTGGCCAGACACCCAGAGTATGTGTCCAGTGGGGGAGGCTTTGGTCCG GTGGCAGATGATGGATATGGTGTGTCCTACATCATCTTGGGAGAAAACCTCATTAACTTCCACATCTCCAGCAAGCACTCGAGTCCTGAGACG